In Nocardioides sp. WS12, the DNA window GGTGGCGGCGACGGAGCCGATCTTCGCACCGGCCGGCACCTTGGCCGCGCCGGACACGACGGGCAGTGCCTCGCCGAGGATCCGCACGGTGAAGCGCTGGCGGGTCTGGCCGTCGACGCTGGAGGTCTCGATGGTGCGCATCGCCTGGTCGAGCACCGCAATGTCCTGGCCGCCACCGGACAGCAACACCTCGGCCCGCTGCTGGCGGCTCTCGGTGTAGCCGCGGCTCGTGGTCGGCACCAGGTCCAGCGCAGCCACAGCGCCGGCCGTGTCCTTGCGCCCGGCACGCACCCGCGCCATACCGAAGGCGGCTGGCGGGACGTAGGCGGCGTCGGTGGACGCACACACCTGGTAGAGCCCCTCGGAGACCTCGGGCAGTCCCCCGCGCTCGCACGCGAAGGCGAGGGCGAGCTTGGGCGCGAGCTCACCGGGCACCTGCTGGTAGACGGCGTTGAACGACGCCTTCGCGATCTCCCAGTCCTCGGCCTGTACGGCGGCGAGTCCCTCGATCCACAGTGCGCGCCACTCCCACGGGTCGTCGGCGAGCAGCGCCTGCGCGTGGGACTTCGCGGCCACCGGATCGACGAGGTCCAGCGAGGCACGGGACCGTGCCAGCCACACCTCGGCGCTGTCCTCGGGTGCCTGGAGCAGGTCGGCAAGGCGCTGCTTCGGGTCGTCCGAGCTGATCGTGGAGAGCCAGCTGTACTGCGGGTCGGTGGTGTCCTCGCGCAGCTTCGGCAGCTGGCTCCACTCGGTGATCGGACGGGCCGTGGCGGGCGACTCGAAGAGCACTGAGGCAGCCGACGTGGTCGCCGTACCCTGGCGGCGGCGGGCGACGATCTCGCGCAGCACACCGAGCACCTGGGTGCGCAGTTCGTCGACCGAGGCGAAGCGGTCGGCCGGATCGGGCGCACAGCACTTCGCGAGCAGGTGGTAGAGCGAGTCGTACTGCTGGAACAGCGGCGTCGCGTCCACGGGCGGCAGGCTGTGCAGGTAGGTGCCCTGGTAGCCGCGGAACTCCATCGTGAGGACGACGAGGGTGCGACCGATCGTGTAGATGTCGGACGCCACCGTCGGCCCGACCTCGGCCACCTCGGGCGCCTGGTAGCCGACCGTGCCGTAGATCGCCGACTCCTGGTCATCGATCCGGCGCACGCCACCGAGGTCGATCAGCTTCATCGCGTCGCCGACCTGGATCATGTTGTCGGGCTTGAAGTCGCAGTACACGAGACCGAGGTCGTGGAGGTACTGGAAGGCCGGCAACAGCTCGAGGATGTAGGCCAGCGCCTGGTCAACGGGCAACGGGTCGTAGGCGCCGTTGTTGGCCGACATCCGCTGCTTCAGGATCTGCTTGAGCGACTTGCCGCCGACGTACTCCATGACGATGTAGCCGGCACCTTCGTGCGTCACGAAGTTGTAGATCTCGACGATCAGCGGGTGCTCGACCTGCGCGAGGAACTGCTGCTCGGCGATCGCTGCGGCCAGCGCGTCGGGGTCGCCGGAGTTGAGCAG includes these proteins:
- a CDS encoding serine/threonine-protein kinase; its protein translation is MSSGACTQPGCTGSIVDGYCDVCGMAGTGGVSTSSTNGGGAAPAASTPAASMPAATGAANTCQQAGCTGRILDGYCDVCGSPAVPGAKVAEVAALQESQPLSGREGTAATAASRVQSAAIGSKRAGSTGSLATRRTRTGSQRMRSARLGAGLTVVPPAPPVDAAKAIMANPQVPEDKRSCSKCGKAVGRAIDGVPGRSEGFCPNCGQPFSFTPKLVSGDLVAGQYEVAGALAHGGLGWIYLARDRNVSNRWVVLKGLLNSGDPDALAAAIAEQQFLAQVEHPLIVEIYNFVTHEGAGYIVMEYVGGKSLKQILKQRMSANNGAYDPLPVDQALAYILELLPAFQYLHDLGLVYCDFKPDNMIQVGDAMKLIDLGGVRRIDDQESAIYGTVGYQAPEVAEVGPTVASDIYTIGRTLVVLTMEFRGYQGTYLHSLPPVDATPLFQQYDSLYHLLAKCCAPDPADRFASVDELRTQVLGVLREIVARRRQGTATTSAASVLFESPATARPITEWSQLPKLREDTTDPQYSWLSTISSDDPKQRLADLLQAPEDSAEVWLARSRASLDLVDPVAAKSHAQALLADDPWEWRALWIEGLAAVQAEDWEIAKASFNAVYQQVPGELAPKLALAFACERGGLPEVSEGLYQVCASTDAAYVPPAAFGMARVRAGRKDTAGAVAALDLVPTTSRGYTESRQQRAEVLLSGGGQDIAVLDQAMRTIETSSVDGQTRQRFTVRILGEALPVVSGAAKVPAGAKIGSVAATEAGVRDGLENALRSLARDSIDLKERVALVNQANAVRNWSLT